Proteins from one Candidatus Hydrogenedentota bacterium genomic window:
- a CDS encoding septum formation initiator family protein, which yields MNKERLLWCLGVVLVLAVGFGYGYQRNLRQRYIEYQSKKDDLKTMQQEVDSLRQKVEETRAGIATLENNPVETEARARKDAGMTRPGEIVFKIERSSTGEVTGVEADGGGDGEKLPAED from the coding sequence ATGAATAAAGAACGCTTACTATGGTGTTTAGGGGTTGTGCTGGTGCTGGCCGTCGGTTTCGGCTATGGCTACCAGCGCAACCTTCGCCAACGATATATTGAATATCAAAGTAAAAAAGACGACTTGAAAACGATGCAGCAAGAAGTCGACTCGTTGCGGCAAAAGGTGGAGGAGACGCGCGCCGGTATTGCCACGTTGGAAAATAACCCTGTTGAAACAGAGGCGAGAGCGCGAAAGGACGCCGGCATGACGCGGCCCGGTGAGATCGTTTTTAAAATAGAACGTTCATCAACGGGTGAAGTGACCGGCGTCGAAGCAGACGGTGGCGGTGACGGCGAGAAGCTGCCCGCTGAGGACTGA